Proteins encoded together in one Penicillium digitatum chromosome 1, complete sequence window:
- a CDS encoding Monoacylglycerol lipase, giving the protein MVELKSIFKKAYWSLAAGGLLYVLCLLSLTIAKVQRFVLYANKINPSLWQDINQVEQFGFLRTQVQPFHLVTPDNETIYGWHLMPLHLCLEHERELMDNSSTGPAEDYTNTVAHKLLANDSNARVVVSFHGNAAHLGSAQRPATYNSMLGLSTPSNPVHVFAIDYRGFGVSTGTPTEEGLITDGVSLINFLTAGPLKVPTSRIVIVGQSLGTAVTTAVAERFAFGSSDPAAVQPAIKNAEPFAGVVLLASFSSLANLIESYSFKGLTPPILSPIMGYPRFQKWLLSHIVDHWDTAGRLARLTGVNATSLTAVDLEYTDQSLDLTIVHALDDAEIPWYEGRRVWEAATGKHIKGAPGAVTHYKAEDGNPSEVKIWKNEISNEDGTEIVKTVRWERIRYGGHNRVASGSVAGLAVMRAFEQ; this is encoded by the exons ATGGTTGAGCTGAAATCTATTTTCAAGAAGGCCTACTGGTCTCTTGCAGCCGGTGGACTGCTCTATGTGCTGTGTCTCCTTTCCTTGACCATCGCAAAGGTTCAACGTTT TGTTCTTTATGCAAACAAGATCAACCCCAGCTTGTGGCAGGACATTAATCAGGTTGAGCAATTTGGGTTTCTGA GAACCCAAGTCCAACCGTTTCATTTGGTGACGCCCGACAATGAAACTATTTATGGCTGGCACTTGATGCCCTTGCATCTTTGCCTGGAACACGAAAGGGAACTGATGGATAATTCCTCTACGGGCCCAGCCGAGGATTATACGAACACAGTTGCCCATAAGCTTCTCGCCAATGACTCCAATGCACGAGTCGTCGTAAGCT TCCATGGAAATGCGGCGCACTTGGGTTCTGCTCAACGCCCTGCCACTTACAACTCGATGCTGGGCCTGTCTACCCCGTCAAACCCAGTCCACGTCTTCGCAATTGACTATCGAGGATTTGGTGTGAGCACTGGAACTCCCACAGAGGAAGGTCTCATCACAGATGGCGTCTCACTCATTAACTTCCTTACCGCAGGGCCATTGAAGGTTCCCACTTCTCGCATCGTCATCGTGGGGCAGAGTTTGGGAACTGCAGTCACAACTGCAGTGGCAGAGCGTTTTGCATTCGGATCATCTGACCCAGCAGCTGTCCAACCAGCCATCAAGAACGCCGAGCCATTCGCTGGAGTGGTCCTGTTGGCATCCTTCAGCAGCCTAGCCAATCTCATTGAATCCtacagcttcaagggcctcaCGCCACCTATTCTGTCCCCCATTATGGGATATCCTCGGTTTCAGAAGTGGTTGTTGAGCCATATTGTGGACCACTGGGACACGGCTGGGAGACTGGCTCGTCTTACCGGCGTCAATGCCACTTCGTTAACCGCTGTAGATTTGGAATACACCGATCAAAGCCTTGATCTGACGATTGTTCACGCCTTAGACGATGCTGAAATTCCCTGGTACGAAGGACGCCGTGTTTGGGAGGCTGCCACGGGTAAACACATTAAGGGTGCTCCCGGCGCTGTGACGCACTACAAAGCCGAGGACGGCAACCCTAGCGAGGTCAAGATCTGGAAGAATGAGATCAGCAATGAAGATGGCACTGAGATTGTGAAGACAGTTAGATGGGAACGGATTCGATACGGTG GTCACAATCGTGTTGCATCGGGCTCAGTAGCGGGTCTTGCGGTTATGAGGGCCTTCGAGCAGTGA